A DNA window from Actinomadura coerulea contains the following coding sequences:
- the lnt gene encoding apolipoprotein N-acyltransferase codes for MAQETLPDRSPAAGPGDGPGGEPGAGAPSGRLGRLRRGLRSGGRAGWPRTLLAAAAGLLMWPALPPFDLTPLAPVGVALLTLVLIGRTARTGAWLAFLAGAAFFIPALEGISRIGPDGWIILSLVEAAYFLPLGAGIAVVTRLPGWPVWTAALWVAEELVRGRVPFGGFPWARLAFSQTATPLTPYASFGGAPLVTFLTALIGGLLACAAVAVHRARSEGAVHQGGDAGKPPRPRRALLPAAVCLAAVGAVVGGGLLIPTPADGRPVTVAVVQGNVPRLGLDFLGQRKAVLDNHVKATHDLAARVRAGRLAKPELVVWPENASDLDPYTEPDAYNAIDGAVKDIGVPVLVGALTDTPDGEKVENRGIVWDPWTGPGDYYVKRHPVPFGEYLPFRDVLTKLITRFERIPRDFAKGDRSGVMELGPVDIGDVICFEVAYDKEVRDVSRGNLLVVQTNNATYGKTSLPPQQIAMSRLRAVEHGRTILVAATSGISAIVAPDGRMVDRSREFVPAVQVASVPARTSRTASDRLGEAPEWALALLGLGAVCAAAWTARKNEGN; via the coding sequence GTGGCCCAGGAGACCCTCCCGGACCGGTCGCCGGCGGCGGGGCCGGGCGACGGCCCGGGCGGCGAGCCCGGCGCCGGGGCGCCGAGCGGGCGGCTCGGCCGCCTGCGGCGCGGCCTGCGCTCCGGCGGCCGCGCGGGCTGGCCCCGCACGCTGCTGGCCGCGGCGGCCGGGCTGCTGATGTGGCCGGCCCTCCCCCCGTTCGACCTCACGCCCCTCGCGCCGGTCGGCGTCGCGCTGCTGACCCTCGTGCTGATCGGCCGGACCGCCCGCACCGGCGCCTGGCTCGCCTTCCTCGCCGGCGCGGCGTTCTTCATCCCCGCGCTGGAGGGGATCTCCCGGATCGGCCCGGACGGCTGGATCATCCTCAGCCTCGTCGAGGCCGCCTACTTCCTGCCCCTCGGCGCGGGGATCGCGGTGGTCACCCGGCTTCCCGGCTGGCCGGTCTGGACGGCCGCGCTGTGGGTCGCGGAGGAGCTCGTCCGCGGCCGCGTGCCCTTCGGGGGCTTCCCGTGGGCGCGGCTGGCGTTCAGCCAGACGGCCACGCCTCTCACCCCCTACGCGTCCTTCGGCGGCGCGCCGCTGGTCACGTTCCTGACGGCCCTGATCGGCGGGCTCCTCGCCTGCGCCGCGGTGGCCGTCCACCGCGCCCGCTCCGAGGGCGCCGTCCACCAGGGCGGGGACGCGGGTAAGCCGCCTCGGCCCCGCCGGGCGCTGCTGCCCGCGGCGGTCTGCCTGGCCGCGGTCGGCGCCGTCGTCGGCGGAGGCCTGCTGATCCCCACGCCCGCCGACGGCCGCCCGGTCACGGTCGCGGTCGTCCAGGGCAACGTGCCGCGCCTCGGCCTGGACTTCCTCGGCCAGCGCAAGGCCGTGCTGGACAACCACGTCAAGGCCACCCACGATCTGGCCGCGCGGGTCCGCGCGGGGCGGCTCGCCAAGCCGGAGCTGGTGGTGTGGCCGGAGAACGCCAGCGACCTGGACCCCTACACCGAGCCCGACGCCTACAACGCCATCGACGGCGCGGTGAAGGACATCGGCGTCCCCGTCCTCGTCGGCGCCCTCACCGACACCCCCGACGGGGAGAAGGTCGAGAACCGCGGCATCGTCTGGGACCCCTGGACCGGCCCGGGCGACTACTACGTCAAGCGGCATCCCGTCCCGTTCGGCGAGTACCTGCCGTTCCGCGACGTCCTGACCAAGCTGATCACCCGGTTCGAGCGGATCCCCCGCGACTTCGCCAAGGGCGACCGCTCCGGAGTGATGGAGCTCGGGCCGGTGGACATCGGCGACGTGATCTGCTTCGAGGTCGCCTACGACAAGGAGGTCCGCGACGTCTCGCGCGGGAACCTGCTGGTCGTGCAGACCAACAACGCCACCTACGGCAAGACCAGCCTGCCGCCCCAGCAGATCGCCATGTCGCGGCTGCGGGCGGTCGAACATGGCCGTACGATCTTGGTAGCCGCGACGAGCGGGATCAGCGCCATCGTCGCCCCCGACGGCCGGATGGTCGACCGGTCCCGGGAGTTCGTCCCGGCCGTCCAGGTCGCGTCCGTCCCGGCGCGCACGTCGCGGACGGCGTCGGACCGGCTGGGGGAGGCGCCGGAGTGGGCGCTGGCGCTGCTCGGACTCGGCGCGGTCTGCGCGGCGGCATGGACAGCCAGGAAGAACGAGGGGAATTGA
- a CDS encoding polyprenol monophosphomannose synthase has translation MEIPAGLGRVLVIIPTYNERDNIERIAGRVREAVPSVDVLVVDDASPDGTGEAADAMAAADEQIKVLHRQGKEGLGPAYIAGFRWAAEHGYDVMVEMDADGSHQPEELPRLLAALEDADLVIGARWVPGGRVRNWPKRREALSRGANTYARVMLGIPLHDSTGGYRAFRAATLEKIGLEGVDSRGYCFQIDLALRALRQGLRVVEVPITFVERVHGTSKMSRDVMAEAALRITQWGMSDRIGKIRGPG, from the coding sequence ATGGAGATCCCAGCCGGGCTCGGCCGGGTGCTCGTGATCATCCCGACGTACAACGAGCGGGACAACATCGAGCGCATCGCCGGGCGGGTGCGCGAGGCCGTCCCGTCGGTGGACGTCCTCGTGGTGGACGACGCGAGCCCCGACGGAACCGGCGAGGCCGCCGACGCGATGGCGGCCGCGGACGAGCAGATCAAGGTGCTGCACCGGCAGGGCAAGGAGGGCCTCGGCCCCGCCTACATCGCCGGGTTCCGATGGGCCGCCGAGCACGGCTACGACGTCATGGTCGAGATGGACGCCGACGGCTCCCACCAGCCCGAGGAGCTGCCGCGGCTGCTGGCGGCGCTGGAGGACGCCGACCTGGTCATCGGCGCCCGCTGGGTGCCCGGCGGCCGGGTCCGCAACTGGCCGAAGCGGCGCGAGGCGCTGTCGCGCGGCGCCAACACCTACGCCCGCGTGATGCTCGGCATCCCGCTGCACGACTCCACCGGCGGCTACCGCGCCTTCCGCGCCGCGACCCTGGAGAAGATCGGGCTGGAGGGCGTCGACTCGCGCGGCTACTGCTTCCAGATCGACCTGGCGCTGCGGGCCCTGCGGCAGGGGCTGCGCGTGGTCGAGGTGCCGATCACCTTCGTCGAGCGGGTCCACGGGACCAGCAAGATGAGCCGGGACGTGATGGCAGAGGCGGCGCTGCGCATCACCCAGTGGGGGATGAGCGACCGCATCGGCAAGATCCGCGGCCCGGGCTGA
- a CDS encoding OAM dimerization domain-containing protein, producing the protein MTVESPGTGTGTQAPAEPADTRQVIRPYGDTTGDGMVQMSFTLPVPAGKRAEAAALQLAGKMGLDPASVVHAKPMGPDFTFFIVYGKVRHLIDYASIPVPEERAYPLLSSQEVNLAIREALNRRLVVVGACIGTDAHTVGIDAILNVKGFAGEKGLEYYREIQVVNMGAQVTVEELVERAKAENADAVLVSQVVTQRNAHLHNTKQMAAAFHAEYPTAVAGGMGRPLLVVGGPRFDTVTEDDLGVDRIFGKGTTPAEVASYLVHALLPGEHGSTTMEEE; encoded by the coding sequence ATGACGGTCGAGAGCCCCGGAACCGGTACCGGGACCCAGGCCCCCGCCGAGCCCGCCGACACCCGGCAGGTGATCCGCCCCTACGGCGACACCACGGGCGACGGCATGGTGCAGATGTCGTTCACGCTTCCCGTCCCCGCCGGCAAGCGCGCCGAGGCGGCCGCGTTGCAGCTCGCCGGGAAGATGGGCCTGGACCCGGCCAGCGTCGTCCACGCCAAGCCGATGGGGCCCGACTTCACCTTCTTCATCGTGTACGGCAAGGTGCGGCACCTCATCGACTACGCCTCCATCCCCGTCCCGGAGGAGCGCGCCTACCCGCTGCTGTCGTCGCAGGAGGTGAACCTGGCGATCCGCGAGGCGCTGAACCGGCGGCTGGTCGTCGTCGGGGCGTGCATCGGTACCGACGCGCACACCGTCGGGATCGACGCGATCCTCAACGTCAAGGGCTTCGCGGGGGAGAAGGGCCTGGAGTACTACCGGGAGATCCAGGTCGTCAACATGGGCGCCCAGGTCACGGTCGAGGAGCTGGTGGAGCGCGCCAAGGCCGAGAACGCCGACGCGGTCCTGGTGTCACAGGTCGTCACCCAGCGCAACGCCCACCTGCACAACACCAAGCAGATGGCCGCGGCGTTCCACGCCGAGTACCCGACCGCGGTGGCCGGGGGCATGGGGCGGCCCCTGCTGGTCGTCGGCGGCCCCCGCTTCGACACCGTCACCGAGGACGACCTCGGCGTCGACCGCATCTTCGGCAAGGGCACGACGCCCGCCGAGGTCGCCAGCTACCTCGTGCACGCCCTGCTGCCCGGCGAGCACGGGTCCACGACCATGGAGGAAGAGTGA
- a CDS encoding ABC transporter permease subunit encodes MTGRAWTGLHALRAEWTKLRTVPSTAWLAPALAVLVAAVGAAVTGTVDTAHCTAPAGCVEDTPKLALSGVQVGQVAAVVLGVLAVGGEYAAGTIAATLAAVPGRTTVLAAKAAVVAGLVAAGGTAGVLASLAAGRGVLPGNGFTAANGYPPLSLADGPTARAAAGTVLYLVLVALLALGAGTVLREQAVAISAVLALLWIVPVLVRLVGDEEWRERLERVSPMTAGLAVQATRGVDRLPIGPWEGLGVLAAYTAAALVAGGAALAVRDA; translated from the coding sequence ATGACCGGCCGGGCGTGGACGGGCCTGCACGCGCTGCGCGCCGAGTGGACGAAGCTGCGCACGGTGCCCAGCACCGCGTGGCTCGCGCCGGCGCTGGCGGTGCTGGTCGCCGCGGTCGGCGCGGCGGTGACCGGGACGGTGGACACCGCGCACTGCACGGCCCCCGCCGGATGCGTGGAGGACACGCCGAAGCTGGCGCTGTCGGGTGTGCAGGTCGGGCAGGTGGCCGCGGTGGTCCTCGGGGTCCTGGCGGTCGGAGGCGAGTACGCCGCGGGGACGATCGCCGCGACGCTGGCGGCGGTACCGGGGCGGACCACCGTGCTGGCCGCCAAGGCCGCCGTGGTCGCGGGGCTCGTCGCCGCGGGCGGGACGGCCGGGGTGCTGGCGTCGCTGGCGGCCGGGCGGGGCGTCCTGCCCGGCAACGGCTTCACGGCCGCGAACGGCTACCCGCCGCTGTCGCTCGCCGACGGGCCCACCGCCCGCGCGGCCGCCGGAACCGTCCTCTACCTGGTGCTGGTGGCGCTGCTGGCCCTGGGGGCGGGGACGGTGCTGCGCGAGCAGGCGGTGGCGATCAGCGCGGTGCTGGCGCTGCTGTGGATCGTGCCGGTCCTCGTCCGGCTGGTCGGGGACGAGGAGTGGCGGGAGCGGCTGGAGAGGGTCTCCCCGATGACGGCGGGCCTGGCCGTCCAGGCGACGCGGGGCGTGGACCGGCTGCCGATCGGGCCGTGGGAGGGCCTCGGAGTGCTGGCCGCCTACACGGCCGCGGCGCTGGTGGCGGGCGGCGCCGCGCTCGCCGTCCGCGACGCCTGA
- a CDS encoding hotdog fold domain-containing protein has translation MSDPREGLTVTHRRYIPYSHAHYAGDLVDGAYVLGLFGDVATELCVRTDGDEGLFASYSDVQFRAPVRAGDVLETTAVLARAGTRSRVMDFEARVVCRGRPDKGESAAEALPEPIVAVTATGTVVVPAPGG, from the coding sequence GTGAGCGACCCCCGTGAGGGACTGACCGTCACCCACCGCCGCTACATCCCCTACTCGCACGCCCACTACGCCGGCGACCTGGTCGACGGCGCCTACGTGCTGGGCCTCTTCGGGGACGTCGCCACGGAGCTGTGCGTCCGTACCGACGGCGACGAGGGCCTGTTCGCGTCCTACTCCGACGTGCAGTTCCGCGCGCCGGTCCGGGCCGGGGACGTCCTGGAGACCACCGCCGTGCTGGCCCGCGCCGGCACCCGCAGCCGCGTGATGGACTTCGAGGCCCGCGTGGTGTGCCGGGGCCGCCCCGACAAGGGCGAGTCGGCGGCCGAGGCGCTGCCCGAGCCGATCGTCGCGGTCACCGCGACCGGGACCGTCGTGGTCCCGGCCCCGGGAGGCTGA
- a CDS encoding lysine 5,6-aminomutase subunit alpha codes for MAPQGKLDLDPEAVRTARRLAARAAEPIIDMARSHTTVSVERALLRLAGLTGADDEGRPWANHLADAVRDQVGLEHGLALPVWDALLAGPHGSLDDLARAAARGRVSFRLPAGTEAEHARKAAGEAARGGMARIDRRRAERDRLLAELPTPDRADPPRPLVYLIVATGDIYEDIPQAQAAAREGADVVAVIRSTGQSLLDFVPEGATREGYAGTYATRENFRLMRAALDDVSRELGRYVRLTNYASGLCMPEIATLAGLERLDMMLNDCMYGIIFRDINPRRTFIDQRFSRQIHARAGIVINTGEDNYLTTADAVDAAHTVVVSQLLNERFGHEAGLADDQLGLGHAFEINPAIPESFRMELAHAQLVRELFPGAPLKYMPPTKHMTGNIFAGYLLDAFFNLAGVLTGQSIILIGMMTEGIHTPWLSDRDLALENVRYVRDACGNLSEDFMPRPDGMLVQRAKQVLSESVELLERIADDGLLEAIAEGTFGVTRRPADGGKGLDGVVTRADGYFNPAIEILDTEDPHAARSIAADQEVPA; via the coding sequence ATGGCGCCGCAGGGAAAGCTGGACCTCGACCCGGAGGCGGTGCGCACCGCCCGGCGCCTGGCCGCCCGGGCCGCCGAACCCATCATCGACATGGCCCGCTCCCACACCACCGTCTCGGTCGAGCGGGCGCTGCTGCGGCTGGCGGGACTGACCGGCGCCGACGATGAGGGGCGGCCCTGGGCCAACCACCTCGCCGACGCCGTCCGCGACCAGGTCGGCCTGGAGCACGGGCTCGCCCTGCCGGTGTGGGACGCGCTGCTGGCCGGCCCGCACGGCTCCCTGGACGACCTGGCCCGCGCCGCGGCCCGGGGGCGGGTGTCGTTCCGGCTGCCGGCGGGCACCGAGGCCGAGCACGCCCGCAAGGCCGCGGGCGAGGCGGCCCGCGGCGGCATGGCGCGCATCGACCGGCGCCGCGCCGAGCGCGACCGGCTGCTGGCCGAACTGCCCACCCCCGACCGGGCCGACCCGCCGCGGCCGCTGGTCTACCTGATCGTGGCGACCGGCGACATCTACGAGGACATCCCGCAGGCGCAGGCCGCCGCGCGCGAGGGCGCCGACGTCGTCGCGGTGATCCGCTCCACCGGGCAGTCGCTGCTGGACTTCGTGCCCGAGGGCGCCACCCGGGAGGGCTACGCCGGCACCTACGCCACCCGGGAGAACTTCCGGCTGATGCGCGCGGCCCTGGACGACGTCTCCCGCGAGCTCGGCCGGTACGTGCGGCTGACGAACTACGCCTCCGGGCTGTGCATGCCGGAGATCGCGACGCTGGCCGGGCTGGAGCGCCTGGACATGATGCTGAACGACTGCATGTACGGCATCATCTTCCGCGACATCAACCCCCGCCGCACCTTCATCGACCAGCGGTTCTCCCGGCAGATCCACGCCCGCGCCGGCATCGTCATCAACACCGGCGAGGACAACTACCTCACCACCGCCGACGCCGTCGACGCCGCGCACACCGTGGTGGTCAGCCAGCTGCTGAACGAGCGGTTCGGGCACGAGGCGGGCCTGGCCGACGACCAGCTCGGCCTCGGCCACGCCTTCGAGATCAACCCGGCGATCCCCGAGTCGTTCCGGATGGAGCTGGCGCACGCCCAGCTCGTCCGGGAGCTGTTCCCAGGCGCGCCGCTGAAGTACATGCCGCCGACCAAGCACATGACCGGCAACATCTTCGCCGGCTACCTGCTGGACGCGTTCTTCAACCTCGCCGGCGTGCTGACCGGGCAGTCGATCATCCTGATCGGGATGATGACCGAGGGCATCCACACCCCCTGGCTGTCGGACCGCGACCTGGCGCTGGAGAACGTCCGCTACGTCCGGGACGCCTGCGGGAACCTCTCCGAGGACTTCATGCCCCGCCCGGACGGGATGCTCGTCCAGCGCGCCAAGCAGGTGCTGTCGGAGTCGGTGGAGCTGCTGGAGCGCATCGCCGACGACGGACTGCTCGAGGCCATCGCCGAGGGCACGTTCGGCGTCACCCGCCGCCCCGCCGACGGCGGCAAGGGCCTGGACGGCGTCGTCACGCGCGCCGACGGGTACTTCAATCCCGCCATCGAGATCCTCGACACCGAGGACCCCCACGCCGCCCGATCCATCGCCGCCGACCAGGAGGTGCCCGCATGA
- a CDS encoding FxsA family protein, with protein MLPLLIVLALLLVPVLEIFVLIQVGEVIGAWPTVGLLIAETALGAWIVRREGRRAWRALQETARRGVLPDREVADAALVMAGGVLLLVPGFVTDVIGLVFVLPFTRPLVRRALSAFAARRMRAAEERAATMFPPGAAGFDPFGGRPGPERVETPPGPVVRGEVLHDDEAADGHGDRKSRA; from the coding sequence ATGCTGCCGCTGCTGATCGTCCTGGCGCTCCTGCTGGTGCCGGTCCTGGAGATCTTCGTGCTGATCCAGGTCGGCGAGGTGATCGGCGCCTGGCCCACGGTCGGCCTGCTGATCGCCGAGACCGCGCTCGGCGCGTGGATCGTCCGCCGGGAGGGCCGCCGCGCGTGGCGGGCCCTGCAGGAGACGGCGCGGCGCGGGGTGCTGCCCGACCGGGAGGTCGCGGACGCGGCGCTGGTCATGGCCGGTGGCGTGCTGCTGCTGGTCCCCGGCTTCGTCACCGACGTGATCGGGCTCGTGTTCGTGCTGCCGTTCACCCGCCCGCTCGTCCGCCGCGCCCTGTCGGCGTTCGCGGCGCGGCGGATGCGGGCCGCCGAGGAGCGCGCCGCCACCATGTTCCCGCCCGGCGCGGCCGGGTTCGACCCCTTCGGAGGGCGGCCCGGGCCCGAACGCGTCGAGACCCCGCCGGGACCGGTGGTCCGCGGCGAGGTCCTCCACGACGACGAGGCCGCCGACGGGCACGGCGACCGGAAGTCGCGCGCCTGA
- a CDS encoding zinc-binding dehydrogenase, with protein MAMTGGGTGTAVGLHRVLEPAGVLPQAALRLDPDPRIRPDEVRIGVERLNLDAASYRQLHTAHGGDPDAIRAEVLRIIGRRGKMHNPVTGSGGMLVGVVEEAGPDSPLGLKPGDRVATLVSLTLTPLAVTDGLAEWDGRSEQVPARGHAILFARSIAAVLPDDLPVPLALAVMDVCGAPALTHRVVSAREDGPVVLVLGAAGKSGCLSMAAARRAGASRVIGLVPTAEEEERLAASGLADAVVRADARDPVAVAAAVGEPADVTVVCVDVPGCEHGAILATAPGGTVVFFSMATSFPAAALGAEGLAADVTMLIGNGYVPGHAETALGLVRSEPAVRALFTSRTGADSAE; from the coding sequence ATGGCGATGACCGGAGGCGGGACGGGCACGGCGGTCGGGCTGCACCGGGTGCTGGAGCCCGCGGGCGTCCTGCCGCAGGCCGCGCTGCGGCTGGATCCCGACCCGCGGATCCGGCCGGACGAGGTGCGGATCGGCGTCGAGCGCCTCAACCTGGACGCCGCGTCCTACCGCCAGTTGCACACCGCGCACGGCGGCGACCCGGACGCGATCCGCGCCGAGGTGCTGCGGATCATCGGCCGGCGCGGCAAGATGCACAACCCGGTGACCGGATCGGGCGGCATGCTCGTCGGCGTGGTCGAGGAGGCCGGGCCGGACTCGCCGCTCGGCCTGAAGCCCGGCGACCGCGTCGCCACCCTGGTGTCCCTCACCCTCACCCCGCTGGCCGTCACCGACGGGCTCGCGGAGTGGGACGGTCGGTCCGAGCAGGTGCCGGCGCGGGGCCACGCGATCCTGTTCGCGCGCTCCATCGCCGCCGTCCTGCCCGACGACCTGCCGGTTCCGCTGGCCCTCGCCGTCATGGACGTGTGCGGCGCGCCCGCCCTCACCCACCGCGTCGTGTCGGCGCGCGAGGACGGCCCCGTCGTGCTGGTGCTGGGCGCGGCCGGCAAGAGCGGCTGCCTGTCGATGGCCGCCGCCCGCCGCGCCGGCGCGTCCCGCGTGATCGGGCTGGTGCCCACCGCGGAGGAGGAGGAGCGGCTGGCGGCCTCGGGCCTGGCCGACGCCGTCGTGCGCGCCGACGCCCGCGACCCGGTGGCGGTCGCGGCGGCCGTCGGCGAGCCGGCCGACGTCACCGTCGTGTGCGTGGACGTGCCGGGCTGCGAGCACGGCGCGATCCTCGCCACCGCGCCCGGCGGCACCGTGGTGTTCTTCTCGATGGCGACCTCGTTCCCGGCCGCCGCGCTCGGCGCCGAGGGGCTGGCCGCCGACGTCACGATGCTCATCGGGAACGGCTACGTCCCCGGGCACGCCGAGACCGCCCTCGGCCTGGTGCGGTCGGAACCCGCCGTGCGTGCGCTGTTCACCTCCCGGACCGGTGCCGATTCGGCAGAATGA
- a CDS encoding DUF2252 domain-containing protein: MAIITEELRGRDPKERQAQIVDVLVDAFSDLMERSPAEFRRRFRKMASDPFAFYRGSACLFYADIVHDDDPWADERTSRVWIQGDLHAQNFGTYMNDDGVFVFDVNDYDEAYVGHFTWDVKRLVASLALLAWQKAISDADIRRLIETYVRAYVDQVRRFAAHEGDEKFALTLDTTDGYVRDVLVAAMGGTRTGLLEGMTVVSGAERRFRDRPGVRRLDDAERAEVEAAYAEYLKTIPHEKRFGSLTYEIKDIVGASGFGIGSAGLSAYNILVEGNTQALENDVVLSMKQGNVAAASRVVDDPRIREYFQHHGHRTAVSRRALQANSDPWLGHTRIGGVGYVVQELSPYEEDLDWSGLTEPEDMLSVLDDLGRATAKVHCVSDTDSDHTLVGFQVEDAIDAVIGPDESAFVEAMVAFGTEYAEIVREDHTYFVDAFRNHEIPGL, encoded by the coding sequence ATGGCGATCATCACCGAGGAACTGCGCGGGCGGGATCCCAAGGAGCGCCAGGCGCAGATCGTCGACGTCCTGGTCGACGCGTTCTCGGACCTGATGGAGCGCAGCCCCGCCGAGTTCCGCCGCCGCTTCCGCAAGATGGCCTCCGACCCGTTCGCGTTCTACCGGGGCAGCGCCTGCCTGTTCTACGCCGACATCGTGCACGACGACGACCCGTGGGCCGACGAGCGCACGTCCCGCGTGTGGATCCAGGGCGACCTGCACGCGCAGAACTTCGGCACCTACATGAACGACGACGGCGTCTTCGTCTTCGACGTCAACGACTACGACGAGGCCTACGTCGGCCACTTCACCTGGGACGTCAAGCGGCTGGTCGCCAGCCTGGCGCTGCTGGCGTGGCAGAAGGCGATCTCCGACGCCGACATCCGCCGGCTCATCGAGACCTACGTGCGCGCCTACGTCGACCAGGTCCGCAGGTTCGCCGCGCACGAGGGCGACGAGAAGTTCGCGCTGACGCTCGACACCACCGACGGCTACGTCCGCGACGTGCTGGTCGCCGCGATGGGCGGCACCCGGACCGGGCTGCTGGAGGGCATGACCGTCGTGTCCGGTGCCGAACGCCGGTTCCGCGACCGCCCCGGCGTCCGCCGGCTGGACGACGCCGAGCGCGCCGAGGTCGAGGCCGCCTACGCCGAGTACCTCAAGACGATCCCGCACGAGAAGCGCTTCGGCAGCCTCACCTATGAGATCAAGGACATCGTCGGCGCGTCCGGGTTCGGCATCGGCTCCGCGGGCCTGTCGGCCTACAACATCCTCGTCGAGGGCAACACCCAGGCGCTGGAGAACGATGTCGTCCTGTCGATGAAGCAGGGCAACGTCGCCGCCGCCAGCCGGGTCGTCGACGACCCCCGCATCCGCGAGTACTTCCAGCACCACGGGCACCGCACCGCCGTGTCGCGGCGCGCGCTGCAGGCCAACAGCGACCCGTGGCTCGGCCACACCCGCATCGGCGGCGTCGGCTACGTCGTGCAGGAGCTGTCGCCCTACGAGGAGGACCTGGACTGGAGCGGCCTCACCGAGCCCGAGGACATGCTGTCGGTGCTGGACGACCTGGGCCGCGCCACCGCCAAGGTGCACTGCGTGTCCGACACCGACTCCGACCACACCCTGGTCGGGTTCCAGGTCGAGGACGCCATCGACGCGGTGATCGGCCCGGACGAGTCGGCGTTCGTGGAGGCGATGGTGGCGTTCGGCACCGAGTACGCCGAGATCGTCCGGGAGGACCACACCTACTTCGTGGACGCGTTCCGCAACCACGAGATCCCCGGCCTGTAG
- a CDS encoding ABC transporter permease subunit, with translation MSAAETAAAASYRSTVQDRARDGFGRLLAAEWTKLRTVRRWMLALPAAVLLTVLVALLAAAGSQSTGSGGGPSDPELLQINDLGHYTYRPLAGDGSVVARVTSQEGGGAWAKAGLMVRGSTKGGTPYAALAVTPGHGVRLLSGYKSGGAGGGTVTVPRWLKLTRAGTDVTGYASADGRGWSRVGSVRLKGLPRTALAGVFVAAPDDVEVRRMFGGESISGRPSSTRATFDQVAVSPERPDAAWQDRAAPGGPAADPSLDGRTGSAGTLALRGVGDIGPNLFADDVTRTTLSGALVGQVAIVTLAVLFVTAEYRRGMLRTTFAAAPRRGRVLAAKAVVVGLASLAAGLVAAFGSVLLAGPVEHAHGLAAPSLAHGAVLRAVTGTGALFALIAVFSLAVAVIVRRGAPAITIVLLLLIVPQIVATGLPLSAARWLERLTPAAGFAVQQTVDRAGQSIGPWAGLGVLCAYTAAALAAAAWLVGRRDA, from the coding sequence GTGAGCGCCGCGGAGACCGCCGCGGCGGCGTCGTACCGCAGCACGGTCCAGGACAGGGCCCGCGACGGGTTCGGGCGGCTGCTGGCCGCCGAGTGGACCAAGCTGCGCACCGTCCGCCGCTGGATGCTGGCCCTGCCGGCGGCGGTGCTGCTGACCGTGCTGGTGGCGCTGCTCGCGGCGGCCGGGAGCCAGTCCACCGGCTCGGGCGGCGGGCCGTCCGACCCGGAACTCCTGCAGATCAACGACCTGGGCCACTACACCTACCGGCCGCTGGCGGGAGACGGCTCGGTCGTCGCGCGCGTCACCTCCCAGGAGGGCGGCGGCGCGTGGGCCAAGGCGGGCCTGATGGTCAGGGGGAGCACCAAGGGGGGCACCCCGTATGCGGCGCTGGCGGTGACGCCGGGGCACGGCGTCCGCCTCCTCAGCGGCTACAAGAGCGGCGGCGCCGGCGGCGGGACGGTCACCGTGCCGCGCTGGCTGAAGCTGACCCGCGCCGGGACCGACGTCACGGGCTACGCCTCGGCCGACGGCCGCGGCTGGAGCCGCGTCGGTTCCGTCCGGCTGAAGGGACTGCCGCGCACGGCCCTGGCGGGCGTGTTCGTGGCCGCCCCCGACGACGTCGAAGTGCGGCGCATGTTCGGCGGGGAGAGCATCTCAGGACGGCCCTCCTCCACGCGCGCGACGTTCGACCAGGTGGCGGTGTCGCCCGAGAGACCGGACGCCGCCTGGCAGGACCGCGCCGCCCCGGGCGGCCCGGCGGCCGACCCGTCCCTGGACGGCCGCACCGGGTCCGCGGGAACGCTGGCGCTCAGGGGCGTGGGCGACATCGGGCCCAACCTGTTCGCCGACGACGTCACCAGGACCACCCTGTCCGGCGCGCTGGTCGGGCAGGTCGCGATCGTGACGCTGGCGGTGCTGTTCGTGACGGCCGAGTACCGGCGCGGGATGCTGCGGACCACGTTCGCGGCAGCCCCGCGGCGCGGCCGGGTACTGGCGGCCAAGGCGGTCGTGGTGGGCCTGGCGTCGCTGGCGGCGGGGCTGGTCGCCGCGTTCGGTTCGGTGCTGCTCGCCGGGCCGGTGGAGCACGCGCACGGCCTCGCGGCGCCGTCCCTGGCCCACGGCGCGGTGCTGCGCGCGGTCACCGGGACGGGGGCCCTGTTCGCCCTGATCGCCGTGTTCTCGCTGGCGGTCGCGGTGATCGTGCGGCGCGGCGCGCCCGCGATCACGATCGTGCTGCTGCTTCTGATCGTCCCGCAGATCGTGGCGACCGGGCTGCCGCTGTCGGCGGCCCGGTGGCTGGAGCGCCTCACCCCGGCGGCCGGGTTCGCGGTCCAGCAGACCGTCGACCGCGCCGGCCAGTCGATCGGCCCGTGGGCCGGGCTCGGGGTGCTGTGCGCGTACACGGCGGCCGCGCTGGCCGCCGCCGCGTGGCTGGTCGGGAGGCGCGACGCATGA